A segment of the Streptomyces sp. XD-27 genome:
CAGCACCGCCGCGATGACCTTGCGCAGATGCGCCGAGACGGGCGTGGCGGGGCCGTGGGCGTGCGCGTGGGAGTGTCCGTGCGCGTGGCCGTGGGGGCCGGGCGGGTGGCCGCCGGAGGGCTCGTGGGAGTGTGGCTCAGGTGTCGGGGTCACCGACCGATCATCGCAAGACCAGCACGAGACTCAAGCGCAAGACAAGCGCGCCCCTCTGTTCAGCCTGCCGGGGGAACCGTTAGCCTCGTGGCACCTTTGCAATCGCGGGAGCTCGGAGCACCGGGCTGAGAGGGCGCTGATATCCGTACATACGGTACGGAGAACCGCTGCGTCGACCGCTGAACCTGTTACCGGGTAATGCCGGCGTAGGGAGTGGGTCTCATGACCATGCAGGATGCACGCACGCGCGCGATCGGCTGGCACAAGTCGTATGTCACCGGTTCCCGCCCGGACCTGAGGGTGCCGGTCCGGCAGGTGCACCTCACCAACGGCCAGGACGTGACGCTGTACGACACGTCCGGCCCGTACACCGACCCCGCCGTCGAGACGGACGTCCGGCGCGGCCTGGCGCCGCTGCGGGAGAACTGGATCGTCGCCCGGGGCGACACCGAGGAGTACGCCGGGCGCCCCATGCGCCCGGAGGACGACGGGATCAAGCACACCGCGCCGCGCGGGGGCCTGAAGAACCTCGACGCGGTCTTCCCCGGCCGGCCCAGACTGCCCCGCCGGGGCCGGGACGGCGCGGCGGTCACCCAGCTCGCGTATGCCCGGCGCGGCGAGATCACCGCCGAGATGGAGTACGTGGCGCTGCGCGAGAACGTCTCCCCCGAGGTCGTACGCGAGGAGATCGCCGCGGGCCGCGCCGTCCTGCCGGCCAACGTCAACCACCCGGAGATCGAGCCGATGATCATCGGCAAGCGGTTCCTGGTGAAGGTCAACGCCAACATCGGCAACTCCGCGGTGACCTCCTCCATCGAGGAGGAGGTGGAGAAGATGACCTGGGCCACCCGCTGGGGCGCCGACACGGTCATGGACCTCTCCACCGGCCGCAACATCCACACCACCCGCGAGTGGGTGCTGCGCAACTCCCCCGTCCCGATCGGCACGGTCCCCCTCTACCAGGCGCTGGAGAAGGTCGACGGCAAGGCCGAGGAACTGACCTGGGAGATCTACAAGGACACCGTCATCGAGCAGGCCGAACAGGGCGTCGACTACATGACGGTCCACGCGGGCGTACGGCTGCCGTACGTCCCCCTGACCGCCCGCCGCAAGACCGGCATCGTCTCGCGCGGCGGCTCGATCATGGCGGCGTGGTGCCTGGCGCACCACAAGGAGTCGTTCCTGTACGAGAACTTCGAGGAACTCTGCGAGATCCTCGCCGCGTACGACGTGACGTACTCCCTGGGCGACGGGCTGCGCCCGGGCTCCATCGCGGACGCCAACGACGAGGCGCAGTTCGCCGAGCTCAAGACCCTCGGTGAACTGAACAGGATCGCCAAGGCGCATGGCGTCCAGACCATGATCGAGGGCCCGGGGCATGTCCCGATGCACAAGATCAAGGAGAACGTGGACCTCCAGCAGGAGATCTGCGAGGAGGCCCCCTTCTACACGCTGGGCCCGCTGACCACGGACATCGCACCCGCCTACGACCACATCACCTCGGGCATCGGCGCCGCGATGATCGCCTGGTGGGGCACGGCGATGCTCTGCTACGTCACCCCGAAGGAGCACCTGGGCCTGCCCGACCGCGACGACGTCAAGACCGGCGTCATCACCTACAAGATCGCGGCCCACGCGGCGGATCTGGCCAAGGGCCACCCGGGCGCCCAGGAATGGGACGACGCCCTGTCCGACGCCCGCTTCGAGTTCCGCTGGGAGGACCAGTTCAACCTGGCCCTCGACCCGGACACGGCGCGCGAGTACCACGACGAGACGCTGCCGGCGGAGCCGGCGAAGACCGCGCACTTCTGCTCGATGTGCGGTCCGAAGTTCTGCTCGATGAAGATCTCCCAGGACATCCGCCGCCAGCACGGCGAGACGATGGCGGAGTCCGAGATCGAGGCCGGGATGGCGGAGAAGTCACGCGAGTTCGCGGAGTCGGGCAACCGCGTGTACCTGCCCTTGGCGGACTGACCCACTGCGGCGGGCTGCGGCGGCGGAGGCCTGTGGGGGGTCTCCGCCTGTCGCGTGCGGGGCGCCGTAACGGAAGGGACAAGATCACACATGGTGTGATCGACATCCCTAACCTGCCTGACATGGGTGGGATAGATGTGGCCAACGGAGTGGTCGGCGCTGTGCTGGGCATGCTCTTCGCGGTGCTGTTCCAGCAGCCCTTACAGAATGCCTGGTACCGGATGCGCACCCGATCGACCAGCGCGGTGCGCAGCCTGCGGCGCCAGGAAGAGTCCGGCCCCGTGTGGAGAAGCTTCTCCATGGGACCCCTTCACACCTCTGCCCTGATCGTGGAAGGGGACGGTGAGTCGTCCATCCCCGCTGACGCCGTCTACATCCAGGTGCTCGACGAGGAGGTCGAGCTTCCCGCGGACATGGTGGGCTGGCGGGACGAGATCGAGGCGCAGAGTGCGCGTCTGCGGGCCGAGGGCCGGACGCCGCTGTGGAACGGTCCTCGTTACGCGGTCGAATCGTTCGATGTCTCCCGGACCGCCCTCGACGAGCAGCCCGAAGTCCACCTGCGGCTGCGCCCGACGGATTACTACACCTTTCTCGCGGCTCAGCAACTGGACCGCCGACTGCCCGACGGGACAACGCCTCGCACCCGATATCTCGACCCGGACAACCCGCTGCGGGCACCTGCGTTCCTGCACTGCAGTTTCGCCGTGAACGTCGCGGTGGTGACCGCGGACGACATGCTGGTCGTCAGCCAGCGAAGTGACCGGGTCCGTATGGCACCGGGTGTATGGAACTCCTCCGTCAACGAGGGGATGTCACGGCATATCGATTCCTCTGGCAGGAGCGCCCCCGATCTGCACGCGGTAGCCCGGCGGGGCATGCGGGAGGAGTTGTCCATAGAACCGCACGAGTACACGCTGGAACTTCTGGCGTTTGTGCTCGACATTGACAAGCGCCACTGGAGCGCCCACTTCTATGCCCGATTGAAGGACCTGACCCAGGACGGCTTGCAAGCACGCATGAGCAGGGGAGTCGCGGACCGATGGGAACACCAGACCATCGATTACGTGCCTTTCCGCCCCGCGGCCGTGGCCAGGTACATGCTGCGTGCCGATCGCATCCACCGGTGGGCGCCTCTCGCCCCTGCGCTCTTCCACCTCGCGCTGGTGCATGTCTACAGCCGTACACCAGTCGAAAGAGCGGAAGCACAGGCCATTCGACGCTTGTAGACAGCGCGACCGCACGACACGGCAGCGGCCAGCAGGGGCTGTCCTTCCGACAACATGCGGATACACGCCGGGAGATGAGCAATAAAGTCCCCCTGCTATGGTGCGCCGATGGCATCGATCAAGCAGTTCCAAGTCACCTTCGACTGCGCAGAGCCTGCGCGCCTCGCCGGTTTTTGGTGCGAGGTGTTGGGGTACGTCGTACCGCCGATCCCGGAGGGGTTTGCCACGTGGGAGGACTACCATCGTTCGCTGCCGCCTGAGGATCAGGTGACCTACTTCGCATGCAGTGATCCCTCGGGTGTGGGCCCGCGCCTGCTCTTCCAGCGCGTTCCCGAAGGGAAGATCGTCAAGAATCGGGTGCATCTCTGCGTGCGGGCCGGAACCGGACTCGTGGGTGACGAGCGCCTCGCCACACTGGAGGCCGAATGCGCACGACTGGTCGCGCTCGGCGCGGTACACGTGCAAACGCTGCTTGCCGATGACGACAACGAGTCGTGCATCGTGATGCAGGACATCGAGGGCAACGAGTTCTGTCTCGACTGAGCATCCTCCGCGACGGCGAGATCAGGGGGAGCCGTCTCCCTCGGCTTGTAACCCAGGACGTCATGAACAGGCTGTGGGTCGCCGAGCGGCTCATTTCCGTGGAATGGGCTATTCCGGATGGTGGTCCGGGCCGCCGTAGTCCGGGCTGGAGAAGTCCGGACTGCTGAAGCGGGGGCGGGTGGTGGGGGTGTCGCCGTCTTCCGTGCTGAAGCCGGGGCGGCTGTAGCCCAGGTGCGGTGTGCGGCCCGCCGGTTGGGGATGGTGGCCGGGGCTGTAGGAGCGGGCCGGGGTCTCCGCGGGCGGCGGGGCGGCGGCCATCGCTTCGTACAGGAACGGCAGGACGCCGCGCTCCAGCAGCGCCTGCCGCCATGCCTCACGGGCGCGGTCGACCTCCTCGGCCCGGGTCCGGGACGCCGCGCCGCGCGGGGTGGCGCCCCCGTTGCGCAGGGCGGTCAGCAGCAGGCCGATGGCGGCGATGAGGAGCCCCGCGGCGGTCAGGACCGCGAAGAACCAGCCCGCCGTGACCATCGGCTGGGCGATCGACAGGGCCGGGTGCAGCATCCGCAACGCGTACCCGAGGAGGAGGAAGATCGCCGCTGCGGTCCCGGCGAGCAGCGGGGCGAGCACGGTGAGGACGGCCACCAACCCCGCACCGGAGGGGTTCGGCACGGTGGTTCGGTCGGCCGGGTCGCCCGGACCGGTGCCGTCGTCGTCGGCACCGGCGCCGCCGCCTTCGGCCACCGCCGGTGGCGCCACGGCGGGACGGTGCGCGGGGTCGCGCAGTTCGTCTCGTAGGGCGACGAAGTGCTCGTACTCGGCGGCCGCGCACGCCGAGATCGCGGCCGAGGCGTTGAGCGCCATCGTGCGCAGCTGTTCGTTGGTGAGCCGGCGGCCCGCGGCGGTGGAATCCGGTCCGCGGTGCGCGGTACGCAGCGCCTCATCGAGGATCCGCTCGAACTCCGGACGGTCCTCGATCAGCAGATGCGGAGCGCTGTTCATGTGCGTCCCCCGATGCTCCGTAGGGGCCCTGAGGCGCGGCTTTCGCCGGCCGACGGGGCGGAAACGGAGGAGAGCCTGCTACGGATACGCCGATGGTAGAGCCGATGCGGCGCGGGGTGACAGTATGTTTTCCGAATTCACCCCGGCCGGGTGGAACTCCCGGGCGGAGTTCGGGGCGGAACCCTTCGCCGTCCGAACAACGGTCCGCATACCGGCCGGATCAACCCGCCAGGGGTAGTTGGACGACCAGCAGCTTTCCGGCCATGGTCACGCCGCCGTCCATCGCGATGGCGAGATCGTCGGCGTAGACGTGCGGTCCTTCGACGGACGGGGCGCCGCCGTCCTCGCCGTCTTCCGAGCCGACCTCGCCCAGCAGATACGGAATGGGGCTGTGGCCGTGCACGATGCGCTGGCCGCCGTAGGCGTCGAGCAGCTCGCGCACCGCCACCGGGCCGGCGTCCTCGTCGCGGAAGGCGAAGCGCTTGGTGAACTTGCGGAACAGGTCCCAGCACTCGTCGGCGTCGCTGCGCTGCAGGGCCTCCGTCACGGCGTCGTTGACCGCCTCGATGGAGTCGCCGTACTCCAGGTAGGCGGTGGTGTCGGAGTGCACCAGCAGGTAGCCGTCCGCCTCGGTCATCGCGTCGAGCCGGGACATCCACTGGAGGTGGTGGTCCTGGAGCCGCTCCATGTCGGTGCGCTGGCCGCCGTTGAGCAGCCAGGCGGCCTGGAAGGAGGCGGTGCCGGCGCCGGAGTTGACCGGGGTGTCGCCGAACCGCTTGGCGCCGATCAGCAGCAGCTCGTGGTTGCCCATGAGTGCCTTGCAGTAGCCGCCCGCGGCGGCGGCCTGCGCGGACAACTGCATGACGAGGTCGATGACGCCGATGCCGTCCGGGCCGCGGTCGGTGAAGTCGCCGAGGAACCACAGCCGGGTGTTGCCCGCGGCCCAGTCGCCGTTCTCGTCGATGAGCCCTTCGGCGGCCAGCGCCCCGCACGCGGATCGACTTGGCTTGGTGCGTTCCGCTCT
Coding sequences within it:
- the thiC gene encoding phosphomethylpyrimidine synthase ThiC: MTMQDARTRAIGWHKSYVTGSRPDLRVPVRQVHLTNGQDVTLYDTSGPYTDPAVETDVRRGLAPLRENWIVARGDTEEYAGRPMRPEDDGIKHTAPRGGLKNLDAVFPGRPRLPRRGRDGAAVTQLAYARRGEITAEMEYVALRENVSPEVVREEIAAGRAVLPANVNHPEIEPMIIGKRFLVKVNANIGNSAVTSSIEEEVEKMTWATRWGADTVMDLSTGRNIHTTREWVLRNSPVPIGTVPLYQALEKVDGKAEELTWEIYKDTVIEQAEQGVDYMTVHAGVRLPYVPLTARRKTGIVSRGGSIMAAWCLAHHKESFLYENFEELCEILAAYDVTYSLGDGLRPGSIADANDEAQFAELKTLGELNRIAKAHGVQTMIEGPGHVPMHKIKENVDLQQEICEEAPFYTLGPLTTDIAPAYDHITSGIGAAMIAWWGTAMLCYVTPKEHLGLPDRDDVKTGVITYKIAAHAADLAKGHPGAQEWDDALSDARFEFRWEDQFNLALDPDTAREYHDETLPAEPAKTAHFCSMCGPKFCSMKISQDIRRQHGETMAESEIEAGMAEKSREFAESGNRVYLPLAD
- a CDS encoding VOC family protein, whose product is MASIKQFQVTFDCAEPARLAGFWCEVLGYVVPPIPEGFATWEDYHRSLPPEDQVTYFACSDPSGVGPRLLFQRVPEGKIVKNRVHLCVRAGTGLVGDERLATLEAECARLVALGAVHVQTLLADDDNESCIVMQDIEGNEFCLD
- a CDS encoding metallophosphoesterase, which translates into the protein MSAGPPFPRHDCGVRASPTSPRAPSAWNGSKLFEAASPRGWSRHAQRAERTKPSRSACGALAAEGLIDENGDWAAGNTRLWFLGDFTDRGPDGIGVIDLVMQLSAQAAAAGGYCKALMGNHELLLIGAKRFGDTPVNSGAGTASFQAAWLLNGGQRTDMERLQDHHLQWMSRLDAMTEADGYLLVHSDTTAYLEYGDSIEAVNDAVTEALQRSDADECWDLFRKFTKRFAFRDEDAGPVAVRELLDAYGGQRIVHGHSPIPYLLGEVGSEDGEDGGAPSVEGPHVYADDLAIAMDGGVTMAGKLLVVQLPLAG